One Rhizobium acidisoli DNA window includes the following coding sequences:
- a CDS encoding MtnX-like HAD-IB family phosphatase, whose amino-acid sequence MQIFSDFDGTISIQDVTDIVLSCFADSEWEEIEQEWKDGRIGSAECMRRQIALIRANRPELDALLDTVAIDPGFVAFRDYCRENGLPITVVSDGVDYFIRHVLALNGIRDLPVIANILTHRVVDGHHTYALAPSPATAGCSAGSGVCKCKVIGGIERQIYIGDGRSDFCVSGRAGLVFAKGKLADYCSDQGISYIGFDDFTDLIPKMQAALPGIARAPRAMLQSSIA is encoded by the coding sequence ATGCAAATATTTTCCGATTTTGACGGCACGATTTCCATTCAGGATGTGACGGATATCGTCCTGTCCTGCTTTGCCGATTCCGAGTGGGAAGAGATCGAGCAGGAATGGAAGGACGGTCGTATCGGCTCAGCCGAGTGCATGCGCCGCCAGATCGCCCTCATCCGGGCAAACCGGCCCGAGCTCGACGCACTCCTCGACACCGTGGCAATCGATCCAGGCTTCGTGGCCTTCCGTGATTACTGCCGCGAAAACGGCCTGCCGATCACCGTCGTCAGCGACGGCGTCGATTACTTCATTCGCCACGTGCTGGCGCTGAACGGCATCAGGGATCTGCCCGTCATCGCCAATATCCTGACCCATCGGGTCGTCGATGGTCACCACACCTATGCGCTTGCACCTTCGCCGGCGACAGCCGGCTGTTCGGCAGGCTCGGGCGTGTGCAAATGCAAGGTCATCGGCGGCATCGAGCGGCAGATCTATATCGGCGATGGACGCAGCGATTTCTGCGTCTCCGGCCGGGCCGGCCTCGTCTTCGCCAAGGGCAAGCTCGCCGATTACTGCAGCGACCAGGGCATTTCCTACATCGGCTTCGACGATTTCACCGACTTGATCCCAAAGATGCAAGCCGCCCTCCCCGGCATTGCGCGGGCCCCCCGCGCAATGCTCCAATCTTCAATCGCATAA
- a CDS encoding aspartate aminotransferase family protein yields MNIVNADTFKENTALTEKSEAELRFLEETYCSHGDTVHYAVEPKFFEECEGSYVYDAKGTAFLDLQMWYSAVNFGYRNERLNAAVHRQLDRLPQVASQYLHREKVELATMIAQDAERKFGRKGRVHFNVGGSQAIEDSLKLVRNYTGGKSLMFAFEGGYHGRTLGASAITSSYRYRRRFGHFGERAQFVEFPYHFRGPKGMTKEEYGEHCVRKFARLFESEYNGVWDPKVGSAEYAAFYIEPIQGTGGYVIPPKNFFTELKKVLDQHGILLVVDEIQMGVYRTGKLWSIEHFGVSPDVLVFGKAITNGLNPLSGVWAREEMINPTVFPPGSTHSTFASNPMGTAVALETMKMLEEEDFGAAIMAKGAYFLDGLKQLQKRHAIVGDVDGLGLALRCEICKEDGFTPDKATMDWLCDEGMKGDLQVGHKVYGLVLDVGGYHKNVITLAPNLLISHKEIDLALTLLDQLFTRAALR; encoded by the coding sequence ATGAACATTGTCAACGCCGACACCTTCAAGGAAAATACGGCGCTCACCGAAAAGTCGGAAGCCGAGCTGCGGTTTCTGGAGGAGACCTATTGCTCGCATGGCGATACGGTCCACTACGCGGTGGAACCGAAATTCTTCGAAGAATGCGAAGGCTCCTACGTCTATGACGCAAAGGGGACCGCGTTTCTCGATCTGCAGATGTGGTATTCCGCCGTCAATTTCGGCTATCGCAACGAAAGGCTGAATGCCGCCGTCCATCGGCAGCTCGACCGGCTGCCGCAAGTCGCCTCGCAATATCTGCATCGCGAGAAGGTTGAGCTTGCGACGATGATCGCGCAGGATGCCGAGCGCAAGTTCGGCCGCAAGGGGCGCGTTCATTTCAATGTCGGCGGATCCCAGGCAATCGAGGATTCGCTGAAGCTGGTGCGGAACTATACCGGCGGCAAAAGCCTGATGTTCGCCTTCGAAGGCGGCTATCACGGCCGCACGCTGGGCGCCTCCGCGATCACGTCAAGCTATCGCTATCGCCGCCGCTTCGGCCATTTCGGCGAAAGGGCGCAATTCGTCGAGTTTCCTTACCATTTCCGCGGCCCGAAGGGCATGACGAAGGAGGAATACGGCGAGCATTGCGTCCGCAAGTTCGCTCGCCTCTTTGAAAGCGAATATAACGGCGTCTGGGATCCCAAGGTCGGCAGTGCCGAATATGCGGCCTTTTATATCGAGCCCATCCAGGGCACCGGCGGCTACGTCATTCCACCGAAGAACTTCTTCACCGAACTCAAGAAGGTCCTGGATCAGCACGGCATCCTGCTTGTCGTCGACGAGATCCAGATGGGCGTCTACCGGACCGGAAAACTCTGGTCGATCGAGCATTTCGGCGTCTCGCCCGACGTTCTCGTATTCGGCAAGGCGATCACCAATGGGCTTAACCCGCTCTCGGGTGTCTGGGCCAGGGAGGAAATGATCAATCCGACCGTCTTCCCGCCTGGCTCCACCCATTCCACCTTCGCCAGCAATCCGATGGGAACGGCCGTTGCGCTCGAAACCATGAAGATGCTGGAAGAGGAGGATTTTGGCGCGGCGATCATGGCCAAAGGCGCCTATTTCCTCGATGGCCTGAAGCAGCTTCAGAAGCGCCATGCGATCGTCGGTGACGTCGACGGGCTCGGATTGGCGCTGAGATGCGAAATCTGCAAGGAAGACGGTTTCACGCCCGACAAGGCGACGATGGACTGGCTTTGCGACGAAGGCATGAAGGGCGACCTCCAGGTCGGGCACAAGGTCTATGGCCTCGTTCTCGATGTCGGCGGCTACCACAAAAACGTCATCACCCTGGCGCCGAACCTGCTGATCTCACACAAAGAGATCGATCTGGCGCTGACGCTGCTCGACCAGCTCTTCACGCGCGCGGCCCTGAGGTAG
- a CDS encoding arginase, with the protein MQLLLLHLDDALELQPDFVRACTLAGAYHHVDKRGGSAIRLWGKQKMLSDLGRDISRSLPSRGRGPQLAFMGSGDFHHVTALLLDTALERRPVSTTLVHFDNHPDWVNFEGGMHCGSWINSALSNPKIDKVVTVGVCSGDLRNPERKGANLRWLREGKLELYPYEHPPSRVSAEYGSGASYRQDGRALYWNSISAIGEDNFIDRILSRIGTEAVYVTVDKDVLAADDAVTNWDQGRMRLPYLMALISEIGSRHRIIGADVIGDYSVPSYAGGFTTRLLKQAEIFIDQPRLRQAADAVRNINSAANHALLEVLAEAME; encoded by the coding sequence GTGCAGCTTCTCCTCCTTCATCTCGACGATGCTTTGGAGTTGCAGCCTGATTTCGTGCGCGCCTGCACGCTTGCAGGCGCGTACCACCATGTCGACAAGCGGGGCGGCAGTGCAATCAGATTGTGGGGCAAGCAGAAGATGCTCTCCGACCTTGGCCGGGATATCTCCCGGTCACTGCCCTCTCGAGGCAGGGGTCCGCAGCTTGCCTTCATGGGCTCGGGCGATTTCCACCATGTGACCGCTCTGCTTCTCGACACGGCCCTCGAACGGCGGCCGGTTTCGACCACCCTCGTTCATTTCGACAATCACCCGGACTGGGTGAACTTCGAGGGCGGCATGCATTGCGGCTCGTGGATCAACAGCGCCCTGTCGAACCCCAAGATAGACAAGGTCGTCACGGTCGGCGTCTGCAGCGGCGATCTGCGCAACCCCGAACGCAAGGGAGCCAATCTGCGCTGGCTGAGGGAAGGCAAGCTGGAGCTTTACCCTTACGAGCATCCGCCAAGCCGTGTCTCTGCCGAATACGGCAGCGGCGCCAGCTACCGGCAGGACGGGCGCGCCCTGTACTGGAATTCCATCTCCGCGATCGGCGAGGACAATTTCATCGACCGGATCCTCAGCCGTATCGGCACCGAAGCAGTTTATGTCACGGTCGACAAGGACGTGCTGGCCGCCGATGACGCCGTGACCAACTGGGATCAGGGGCGCATGCGGCTGCCCTATCTGATGGCGCTGATCAGCGAGATCGGCAGCCGCCATCGCATCATCGGCGCCGATGTCATCGGCGACTATTCGGTGCCGAGCTATGCTGGCGGCTTCACGACCCGGCTCCTGAAGCAGGCGGAAATCTTCATCGATCAGCCGCGGCTTCGGCAGGCGGCGGACGCCGTGCGCAACATCAACAGCGCCGCAAATCACGCGTTGCTGGAAGTCCTGGCGGAAGCAATGGAATGA
- a CDS encoding EamA family transporter, with protein MTGGLTLPTFGLILFCVVAETAREVCFKQAASDSAVLATLAKPLTWLGIAFWAIELLAWAAVLARVPLTTAFPLMALSYVGTVVAGAVVFKEKINLRHATGVFLITAGVACVGATGL; from the coding sequence ATGACTGGCGGCCTCACCTTGCCGACGTTCGGCCTGATCCTGTTCTGCGTGGTCGCGGAAACCGCCCGCGAGGTTTGCTTCAAGCAGGCGGCCAGCGACAGCGCCGTTCTGGCAACCCTGGCCAAGCCGCTGACCTGGCTCGGCATCGCCTTCTGGGCGATCGAGCTGCTTGCCTGGGCGGCCGTGCTCGCCCGCGTGCCGCTGACCACCGCCTTTCCGCTGATGGCGCTCAGCTACGTCGGGACCGTGGTCGCCGGCGCGGTCGTCTTCAAAGAAAAGATCAACCTTCGCCACGCGACGGGCGTGTTTCTCATTACCGCCGGCGTGGCCTGTGTGGGAGCAACCGGACTATGA
- a CDS encoding fatty acid desaturase family protein: MKIFAHTRWDVAPVLAAFAHLAFDVYLIVGFESRPLWISAILGCLYAVSISWNINSISHNFIHTPYFKPRWMNYGFSLLESVAIGFSQTYYHWVHMRHHSGNSDRPDENGGTIDLLSIYRYGRNGEPENVWSYTLKSFFRDSLGDIHKGIAKNRPFDAAWGRFELLAFLGLAAIALIYDWKAVLFFVPFYYAGNCLSSLNGYYEHLHGDPDEPIAWGVSSHKPFYNWLWFGNGYHAEHHYRPRTHWTKLAALHEQIREEQEKAGTHVISTCHALGFMAPENREMELRHEV; the protein is encoded by the coding sequence ATGAAAATCTTTGCTCATACCAGATGGGATGTCGCCCCCGTGCTTGCGGCCTTTGCCCATCTCGCCTTTGACGTCTACCTGATCGTCGGTTTCGAAAGCCGGCCGCTCTGGATCTCCGCGATCCTGGGCTGCCTCTATGCCGTATCGATATCCTGGAACATCAACAGCATCTCGCACAATTTCATCCACACGCCGTATTTCAAGCCGCGCTGGATGAATTACGGCTTCAGCCTGCTGGAGTCAGTGGCGATCGGTTTTTCTCAGACCTATTACCATTGGGTGCATATGCGCCATCACTCCGGCAACAGCGACCGGCCGGATGAAAACGGCGGTACGATCGATCTACTGTCGATCTACCGCTACGGCCGAAACGGCGAGCCGGAGAATGTCTGGTCCTACACGCTGAAGAGCTTCTTCCGCGACAGTCTCGGCGATATTCACAAAGGCATCGCCAAGAACCGTCCTTTCGATGCCGCATGGGGCCGTTTCGAACTGCTTGCTTTCCTCGGCCTAGCGGCAATCGCGCTGATCTACGATTGGAAGGCCGTGCTGTTTTTCGTGCCGTTTTACTATGCCGGCAACTGCCTGTCGTCGCTCAACGGCTATTATGAACACCTGCATGGCGATCCGGACGAACCGATTGCCTGGGGCGTGAGCAGCCACAAGCCGTTCTACAACTGGCTTTGGTTCGGCAATGGTTACCATGCGGAACATCATTACCGGCCACGCACCCACTGGACGAAGCTTGCGGCACTGCACGAACAGATCAGGGAGGAACAGGAAAAGGCCGGCACGCATGTGATCAGCACCTGCCATGCCCTCGGCTTCATGGCTCCGGAAAACCGCGAGATGGAGCTTCGGCATGAGGTCTGA
- a CDS encoding alpha/beta hydrolase, with product MRSEQLSFFLPGTNGKGVLLIHGLTGAPAEMKLVARRVNRRGYSVHAPLLAGHGEDVKTLRRTQWEDWLASVVRGSEFLAERTQTVFAAGICVGGKLSLLAAKHRPDLIKAVAIYSPCFHYDGWDVPRHYTMLSPHIGWLSRVPFLDRLNFSENQSLGIKDERMRRMVEGMAGEGMLEKFPGRGIVEMYRLGKALRGALPQIQTPTLILHAEEDDLSNPRHALYISDHIGGPHELRWIKDSYHMIHLDRQHRQVAEFTANFFEAGHAEARL from the coding sequence ATGAGGTCTGAGCAGTTGAGCTTCTTCCTGCCAGGAACCAATGGCAAAGGTGTGCTGCTGATCCACGGCCTGACGGGCGCCCCAGCCGAAATGAAGCTCGTGGCGCGCCGGGTCAATCGGCGCGGCTACAGCGTTCACGCGCCGTTGCTGGCCGGTCATGGCGAAGACGTCAAGACGCTGCGTCGCACGCAGTGGGAAGACTGGCTGGCAAGCGTCGTGCGGGGATCGGAATTCCTGGCAGAGCGCACGCAGACGGTTTTTGCCGCCGGCATTTGTGTCGGCGGCAAGCTGTCGTTGCTGGCTGCCAAGCACCGGCCGGACCTGATCAAGGCTGTCGCGATCTACTCGCCCTGCTTCCACTACGACGGTTGGGACGTTCCGCGACACTATACGATGCTGTCGCCGCATATCGGCTGGCTATCGCGGGTACCTTTTCTCGACCGCCTCAACTTCAGCGAAAACCAATCGCTCGGCATCAAGGACGAGCGGATGCGGCGCATGGTCGAAGGCATGGCGGGCGAAGGCATGCTCGAGAAATTCCCCGGCCGCGGCATCGTCGAGATGTATCGATTGGGCAAGGCACTGCGCGGAGCCCTGCCGCAGATCCAGACACCGACGCTGATCCTCCACGCCGAAGAGGACGATCTCAGCAACCCCCGGCATGCGCTTTACATATCCGATCACATCGGCGGTCCGCATGAACTCAGGTGGATCAAGGACAGCTACCACATGATCCATCTCGACCGCCAGCATCGACAGGTCGCGGAATTCACCGCCAATTTCTTTGAGGCAGGCCATGCTGAAGCTCGCCTATAG
- a CDS encoding GNAT family N-acetyltransferase, which produces MLKLAYRQFVAEGGGPVAQVYDTIRAIGREAWNACYRGHVEDYDCLLAIEDAGIGEFDWRYIAIVENGRISAAMPAFLCPYPLDTTLEEGLPRRLIRRVRRHVSGFLVLRLACLGSPCTENGVIGFHAEVPEARREALLGDLLDAFESLAAREACALMGVKDIPAPVALEFGTLFSERRYATIGGLPSAWLDIDFRTIDQYMAKLSAGTRKDMRRKMKSFDAVRVEIRTDVGDVLPRIMSLYHDTRDRSEWQFEELTPAYFEGILTHMRGRSFCVLYFVEDELLAANLIFHDDRVAIDKFFCMDGERGRPYNLYFLSWFTNLRYCLDRGLSHYQSGQAYYENKVRLGSQLTTNTMFFRHRNRLLQALLRLVSPLFSQDEAK; this is translated from the coding sequence ATGCTGAAGCTCGCCTATAGACAGTTTGTTGCCGAAGGTGGCGGGCCGGTTGCACAGGTCTACGACACGATCCGCGCCATCGGCCGCGAAGCCTGGAACGCCTGCTATCGCGGTCATGTCGAAGATTATGATTGCCTGCTCGCGATCGAAGACGCCGGCATCGGCGAATTCGACTGGCGCTACATTGCGATCGTCGAGAACGGAAGGATCAGCGCCGCCATGCCGGCGTTCCTCTGCCCCTATCCGCTGGACACGACACTGGAAGAGGGCTTGCCGCGCCGGCTGATCCGCCGCGTGCGACGACACGTTTCAGGTTTCCTAGTGCTGCGGCTTGCCTGCCTCGGCTCGCCGTGCACCGAAAACGGCGTCATAGGCTTTCATGCCGAGGTGCCCGAGGCACGTCGTGAGGCACTGCTCGGCGACCTGCTCGACGCCTTCGAAAGTCTTGCGGCTCGGGAAGCCTGCGCGCTGATGGGGGTTAAGGATATTCCCGCGCCGGTCGCGCTGGAGTTCGGCACCCTGTTTTCAGAACGGCGCTATGCGACAATCGGCGGCCTGCCATCCGCCTGGCTCGATATCGATTTTCGGACGATTGACCAATATATGGCCAAGCTGTCTGCGGGCACGCGCAAGGACATGCGGCGCAAGATGAAGTCCTTCGACGCCGTCAGGGTCGAGATCAGAACGGATGTGGGTGACGTGCTGCCGCGTATCATGTCGCTCTACCACGACACCCGCGATCGCAGCGAATGGCAGTTCGAAGAGCTGACGCCGGCATATTTTGAAGGGATACTCACCCATATGCGCGGCCGTTCGTTCTGCGTCCTCTATTTTGTCGAGGACGAGCTGCTGGCTGCCAATCTCATCTTTCATGATGATCGCGTCGCGATCGACAAGTTCTTCTGCATGGACGGCGAGCGAGGACGGCCCTACAACCTTTATTTCCTCAGCTGGTTCACCAATCTGCGCTATTGCCTCGATCGCGGCCTTTCCCATTATCAGAGCGGCCAGGCCTATTATGAAAACAAGGTCCGGCTCGGCAGCCAGCTTACGACAAACACCATGTTCTTCCGCCACCGCAATCGGCTGCTGCAGGCGCTGTTGCGGCTGGTCTCCCCGCTCTTTTCGCAGGATGAGGCCAAGTAA
- a CDS encoding EamA family transporter: MTSMRLTWLAVPVLNTLFQIFTKLGATQLGNAEGTTWLKDALSSHWILAAVVVEIVCFFIWMTVLAELDLSKAFPLSGISYVLIIATGWFAFGEPIVSLQIVGSALILAGVWLIAGASEKTGSVSDNDVGPILPHAHVSKDR; this comes from the coding sequence ATGACGTCCATGCGCCTGACATGGCTCGCCGTGCCCGTCCTCAACACGCTTTTCCAGATCTTCACCAAGCTTGGCGCGACGCAGCTCGGCAATGCCGAGGGGACGACCTGGCTTAAGGATGCGCTGAGCTCGCACTGGATCCTGGCAGCCGTCGTGGTCGAGATCGTCTGCTTCTTCATCTGGATGACGGTGCTCGCCGAACTCGACCTCAGCAAGGCCTTTCCGCTTTCCGGCATCAGCTACGTCCTGATCATTGCCACCGGCTGGTTTGCTTTTGGCGAACCGATCGTCAGCCTTCAGATCGTCGGCAGCGCTCTGATCCTCGCCGGTGTCTGGCTGATCGCCGGCGCATCCGAAAAAACGGGCTCCGTCAGTGACAACGATGTTGGACCGATCCTGCCGCACGCCCATGTCAGCAAGGATCGATGA
- a CDS encoding SAM-dependent methyltransferase produces the protein MQPTQNFILGNAKGAASAFSNRVLERALARIVTRGCLNVTTSNGQQLSFGDGSGEQIHVSFADLAAQWAFLIDADLRLGELYMDRRFLIERGSLHDFLAMMLREAQNAKHPLVARVVDRARTWLRIFRHRNFPARSKANVAHHYDLDGRLYELFLDGDRQYSCAYFESPDQSLDAAQHAKKRHLAAKLQLGPGKSVLDIGCGWGGLALHMARHVQGGHVLGITLSEEQHGYAQKRLAEHERVEAGTQFVLQDYRSLSGRFDRIVSVGMFEHVGLASYRAFFEKCADLLENDGIMVLHTIGCSATPGFTTPWLDKYIFPGGYIPALSEILPEIEKAGLAVADIEVLRLHYAWTLAHWRKRFLARWQEAAALYDERFCRMWEFYLASAEAAFRYEDLVVFQIQLSKRNDVIPVTRDYIAQHETAAAQSSKADLEGTAERDTDHVLVG, from the coding sequence ATGCAGCCAACACAAAATTTCATCCTCGGTAATGCGAAGGGCGCTGCATCGGCGTTCAGCAATCGGGTTCTGGAGCGTGCGCTCGCGCGCATCGTCACCCGCGGCTGCCTCAACGTCACAACATCCAATGGGCAGCAGCTCTCCTTCGGCGACGGGTCCGGAGAGCAGATACATGTCAGCTTTGCCGATCTTGCAGCGCAATGGGCATTTCTCATCGATGCCGATCTGCGGCTCGGCGAACTCTATATGGATCGCCGCTTTCTCATCGAACGGGGCTCGCTCCACGACTTCCTGGCGATGATGCTGCGTGAGGCGCAGAACGCCAAGCATCCGCTCGTCGCCAGGGTGGTCGATCGCGCCCGCACCTGGCTGCGCATCTTCCGCCATCGCAATTTTCCGGCGCGCTCCAAAGCCAATGTCGCCCACCATTACGATCTCGATGGCCGGCTCTACGAACTCTTCCTCGACGGGGACCGGCAATATTCCTGCGCCTATTTCGAGAGCCCCGACCAATCGCTCGATGCGGCGCAACACGCCAAGAAGCGGCATCTCGCCGCGAAATTGCAGCTTGGGCCCGGCAAGAGCGTGCTCGATATCGGTTGCGGCTGGGGTGGGCTCGCCCTGCACATGGCGAGGCATGTGCAGGGCGGGCATGTGCTCGGCATCACCCTGTCTGAGGAGCAGCATGGCTACGCCCAGAAGCGGCTTGCCGAACACGAGCGGGTGGAGGCAGGCACCCAGTTTGTCCTGCAGGATTATCGCAGCCTGAGCGGACGGTTCGACCGGATCGTGTCGGTCGGCATGTTCGAGCATGTCGGCCTCGCATCCTACCGCGCCTTCTTCGAGAAATGTGCGGACCTGCTGGAAAATGACGGCATCATGGTTCTGCACACGATCGGCTGTTCGGCGACGCCCGGCTTCACCACGCCTTGGCTCGACAAATATATCTTTCCCGGCGGCTATATTCCCGCGCTCTCGGAAATCCTGCCCGAAATTGAAAAGGCCGGTCTTGCGGTTGCCGATATCGAGGTCCTGCGCCTGCACTATGCCTGGACGCTGGCACATTGGCGAAAGCGCTTCCTGGCCCGCTGGCAGGAGGCTGCCGCACTTTACGACGAACGCTTCTGCCGCATGTGGGAATTCTACCTTGCCAGCGCCGAAGCCGCATTCCGTTACGAAGATCTGGTGGTTTTTCAGATCCAGCTAAGCAAGCGCAACGACGTCATTCCCGTGACGCGAGACTATATCGCCCAGCATGAAACAGCGGCGGCGCAAAGTTCAAAAGCCGATCTGGAAGGAACGGCTGAGCGTGATACCGATCACGTTCTGGTCGGCTGA
- a CDS encoding MipA/OmpV family protein: MASSNTALFRAAAVSLLLLLLGSRSALSQDAKSSDNQWIITLGGSVEYGPSYEGSKHLSFSGMPSFDFRRLGEAPEYGAPDDNIDYGMFDIGGVDIGPVVSLRGGRSAFDESELQGLHSVQWNLDAGVFAQFWPIEDHLRVRAETRQALWGGDGLLADLYFDWFQPVGDRWLLSAGPRMSLANGPYMRNNFAVSAEEAAKSGRVEAFDANGGLKSIGFTVAATYTLSPVWSVQVYDKYNRLVGDAADSPITSRLGSADQNVIGITLSRSFQIGF; encoded by the coding sequence ATGGCCTCATCGAACACGGCATTATTCCGGGCGGCGGCGGTATCGTTGCTGCTACTACTCCTGGGGTCTCGTTCGGCCTTGAGCCAGGATGCAAAATCCTCCGATAACCAGTGGATCATAACCCTTGGCGGATCCGTCGAATACGGTCCTTCCTATGAAGGATCGAAGCACCTTTCCTTCAGCGGTATGCCGTCTTTCGATTTTCGTCGTCTCGGCGAAGCGCCCGAATACGGCGCGCCGGACGATAATATCGACTACGGGATGTTCGATATCGGTGGTGTCGATATCGGCCCTGTCGTCAGCCTGAGAGGAGGGCGGTCGGCATTCGACGAATCCGAACTGCAGGGTCTGCATTCGGTCCAGTGGAACTTGGACGCCGGTGTCTTTGCGCAATTTTGGCCGATAGAGGATCACCTGCGTGTGCGGGCGGAAACGCGTCAGGCGCTGTGGGGCGGCGACGGTTTGCTTGCCGATCTCTATTTCGATTGGTTCCAGCCGGTCGGCGATCGCTGGCTGCTGTCTGCCGGTCCGCGCATGTCTCTGGCAAACGGCCCCTATATGCGCAACAATTTCGCGGTGTCCGCCGAGGAAGCTGCCAAGAGTGGTCGCGTCGAGGCGTTCGACGCGAATGGCGGTCTCAAATCCATCGGTTTCACGGTGGCCGCCACCTATACGCTTTCACCGGTCTGGAGCGTGCAGGTCTACGACAAATATAACCGCCTGGTGGGCGATGCCGCCGATAGCCCGATCACCTCAAGGCTTGGCTCAGCCGACCAGAACGTGATCGGTATCACGCTCAGCCGTTCCTTCCAGATCGGCTTTTGA
- a CDS encoding tyrosine-protein phosphatase, with amino-acid sequence MAAMIACYVGWLILSGNFNTVVSGEVYRSAQPTAAALSNYVKEYGIRSIINLRGQNIGKPWYDEEVAASSGLGITHYDFRMSAGSIVTQERAEQLIALMINAEKPLLIHCQAGADRSGLASALYLAAIAKAGEAAAESQISLRYGHISLPYLSAAYPMDVSFEQLEPWLGFARRSLQ; translated from the coding sequence ATGGCTGCCATGATCGCCTGCTATGTCGGCTGGCTTATCCTAAGCGGCAACTTCAATACGGTTGTCTCGGGAGAAGTTTATCGCTCGGCACAGCCGACAGCCGCTGCCCTCTCAAACTATGTCAAAGAGTACGGCATCCGGTCGATCATCAATCTGCGCGGCCAAAATATCGGTAAACCCTGGTACGACGAGGAGGTTGCGGCGAGCAGCGGTCTCGGCATTACGCACTACGACTTCCGGATGTCCGCCGGATCAATCGTGACACAGGAGAGAGCCGAACAACTTATCGCCCTCATGATAAACGCCGAAAAGCCTCTCCTGATCCACTGTCAGGCCGGCGCGGACCGCAGCGGCCTTGCCAGCGCGCTCTATCTGGCCGCCATCGCCAAGGCCGGAGAAGCCGCAGCCGAAAGCCAGATATCGCTTCGATATGGTCATATTTCGCTGCCCTATCTCAGTGCGGCTTACCCGATGGACGTGAGCTTTGAGCAACTTGAACCCTGGCTGGGTTTCGCGCGCCGCTCACTGCAGTGA
- a CDS encoding COG4280 domain-containing protein produces MQSLSWAIAAPAIGAAFMASIVEVAEAFTIILAVGTLRGWRPAVAGTVAALAVLAIVVLALGPLLDNIPLRSLQLVIGVLLLLFGMGWLRKAILRSAGIIPLHDEIAAFRAEQAYLSDAIARHQTSLNLLAGMTAFKGVLLEGLEVIFIVIAVGSGRGLTWAASLGALAACLLVLLVGVIVHKPLSRVPENMLKFSVAIMLSSFGVFWTGEGLGIEWPGQDLMLFVFAALFLMTGLAMSRVLRSEAEELLQ; encoded by the coding sequence ATGCAGAGTTTATCCTGGGCCATCGCCGCGCCGGCCATTGGGGCAGCCTTCATGGCGTCGATTGTTGAAGTGGCCGAGGCATTTACAATCATTCTGGCGGTAGGCACGCTCCGAGGATGGCGCCCTGCTGTCGCCGGTACGGTGGCGGCACTCGCGGTGCTGGCTATAGTGGTCCTTGCCCTTGGCCCCCTCCTCGATAACATTCCGCTGCGTTCGCTGCAGCTCGTAATTGGGGTCCTGTTGCTGTTGTTCGGCATGGGATGGCTGCGCAAAGCCATCCTGAGATCGGCGGGGATCATTCCGCTGCATGACGAGATCGCGGCCTTCCGCGCCGAGCAGGCATATTTGTCGGATGCGATCGCACGCCACCAGACGTCGCTTAACTTACTGGCCGGCATGACAGCCTTCAAAGGCGTGCTGCTCGAAGGTCTGGAAGTGATCTTCATCGTGATCGCCGTCGGTTCCGGCCGAGGCCTCACCTGGGCGGCCTCGCTTGGGGCGCTGGCCGCCTGCCTGCTGGTATTGCTAGTCGGCGTCATCGTCCACAAGCCGCTCTCACGAGTCCCAGAAAACATGCTAAAGTTTTCAGTGGCCATCATGCTGTCGAGCTTCGGAGTCTTCTGGACCGGTGAAGGTCTGGGCATCGAATGGCCGGGGCAGGACCTGATGCTTTTTGTTTTTGCAGCATTGTTCCTGATGACCGGGCTCGCCATGTCCCGCGTCCTGAGATCCGAAGCTGAGGAACTGCTCCAATGA